GTAGTGATTATCATATCTTTAAGAAGATGAATATGACCAGAGCTCAGGCCATAGATTACTATATTGGAACGATAAGGGATGCTTTTGATGCGGGAGTTGTACCTAGGTGCCATCTTGAGGATATAACAAGAGCGGACTTTTATGGATTTGTAGTACCTTTTGTAAATAGGCTAATGGAGCTATCTGAGGAGGCGGAAATTCCTGTCAAAATTAGAGCCTGTGATACTATGGGATACGGCGTTCCATATCCAGGAGTAGCTCTTCCAAGATCAGTACCAGGCTTGATATATGGACTTCAACATTACTCCAATGTGCCTAGTGACCTTCTTGAGTGGCATGGACATAATGACTTCTATAAAGCCGTTGTAAATGCCTCATGTGCGTGGATGTATGGAGCTTCGGCAGTAAACTGCTCATTGCTTGGAATAGGAGAGAGAACCGGTAACATTCCCCTAGAAGCAATGGTGTTTGAATATGCAAGTCTCAGGGGCTCTCTTGACGGAATGGATCCTCATGCAATAACAGAGATTGCTGATTATTTTAAAGCAGAGATGAAATATGATATTCCACCAATGACACCTTTTGTTGGAGAAAATTTCAATGTAACAAGAGCGGGAATACATGCTGACGGTCTAATGAAGGATGAAGAAATATATAATATTTTCAATACGAGAGAAATTCTTGGCAGAGAGCCGGGAGTCACAATAAGCAAGACTTCAGGGCTTGCAGGCATTGCCTACTGGATTAATCAGCACTATAAACTCACTGGTGATGATATTGTTAATAAGGACCATCCCCTAGTTATCAAGCTAAAGGATTGGGTAGATGAGATATATTCTGATAATAGAACCATAAGTATTTCTACAGTTGAGCTGGAAGAGAAGATAAAGGAGCTTGAAGATGATAGAGTATAAGAGCGTTTCGCTAGCTAATCAAGTATTTGAGGCCTTGCAGAGCGCGATTCTAAGAGGTGAATTTGAATATGGAGAGCTTGTTAGCGAAAAAAAATTAGCCGAAAAGCTAGGTGTTAGCAGAACTCCTGTAAGAGAAGCTATGACAAGACTATCTCAGGATAGACTCATAAAGGACACGGTTAACGGCAGTATAATTCTAGGAATACAGCCAAAGGATCTTAGGGATCTAATAATCATAAAGC
The nucleotide sequence above comes from Eubacterium sulci ATCC 35585. Encoded proteins:
- a CDS encoding 2-isopropylmalate synthase, yielding MLKLSKKSNLLEQKNYKYSLQDVKNPNLYRDMYSYDQVPKVVFNHRRVPMNMPDDIWITDTSFRDGQQSMAPYTVNQTVDLYKLLNKLGGPFGLIRQSEFFIYTKKDREAVEKCMSLDLKFPEITTWIRANKEDFKLVKSMGIKETGILVSCSDYHIFKKMNMTRAQAIDYYIGTIRDAFDAGVVPRCHLEDITRADFYGFVVPFVNRLMELSEEAEIPVKIRACDTMGYGVPYPGVALPRSVPGLIYGLQHYSNVPSDLLEWHGHNDFYKAVVNASCAWMYGASAVNCSLLGIGERTGNIPLEAMVFEYASLRGSLDGMDPHAITEIADYFKAEMKYDIPPMTPFVGENFNVTRAGIHADGLMKDEEIYNIFNTREILGREPGVTISKTSGLAGIAYWINQHYKLTGDDIVNKDHPLVIKLKDWVDEIYSDNRTISISTVELEEKIKELEDDRV